Proteins from one Heptranchias perlo isolate sHepPer1 chromosome 42, sHepPer1.hap1, whole genome shotgun sequence genomic window:
- the LOC137306195 gene encoding dehydrogenase/reductase SDR family member 4-like: MQRAALAGKVAVVTASTQGIGLAIARRLARDGARVVISSRKQASVDRALGLLRAEGLGLECVSGRVCHAGKREDLAALVDETLRSHGAVDVLVSNAGVSPFAGRTLDCPEEAWDKIFEVNVKAAFLLAKLVAPHMERRGGGSIVLVGSIAGYHPMPAIGPYSVSKAALLGLTKVLARELAPANVRVNCLAPGVIRTGFSSAVWSEPAARRRLEEAIDMGRIGEPEECAGTVSFLCSPDAAYITGETIVVAGGFHCRL; the protein is encoded by the coding sequence TCGGGCTGGCCATCGCCCGGCGCCTGGCCCGGGACGGGGCCCGGGTGGTGATCAGCAGCCGCAAGCAGGCCAGCGTCGACCGGGCCCTGGGCCTGCTGCGGGCCGAGGGCCTGGGGCTGGAGTGCGTGTCGGGACGGGTCTGCCACGCGGGCAAGCGGGAGGATCTGGCGGCGCTGGTGGACGAGACGCTGAGGAGCCACGGGGCCGTCGACGTCCTGGTGTCCAACGCCGGCGTCAGCCCCTTCGCGGGCAGGACCCTGGACTGCCCGGAGGAGGCGTGGGACAAGATCTTCGAGGTCAACGTCAAGGCCGCCTTCCTGCTGGCCAAGCTGGTGGCGCCCCACATGGAGCGGCGAGGCGGGGGCTCCATCGTGCTGGTGGGCTCCATCGCCGGCTACCACCCCATGCCCGCCATCGGGCCCTACAGCGTCAGCAAGGCGGCGCTGCTGGGGCTGACCAAGGTGCTGGCCCGCGAGCTGGCCCCCGCCAACGTCCGGGTCAACTGCCTGGCCCCCGGGGTGATCCGCACCGGCTTCAGCTCCGCCGTGTGGTCCGAGCCGGCCGCCCGCCGCCGCCTGGAGGAGGCCATCGACATGGGCCGGATCGGCGAGCCGGAGGAGTGCGCCGGCACCGTCTCCTTCCTCTGCTCGCCGGACGCCGCCTACATCACCGGGGAGACCATCGTGGTGGCCGGGGGCTTCCACTGCCGCCTCTga
- the LOC137306142 gene encoding mitochondrial import receptor subunit TOM40 homolog, whose translation MGNVLAAGSPVPVAGFAVPPGFAVPPVPGPEQQRAASAAPGPEAEGKLPNPGTFEECHRKCKELFPIQMEGVKLVVNKGLSNHFQVNHTVSLSTLAESSYHFGATYVGTKQLSPTEAFPVLVGDMDNCGSLNAQLIHQLTNRVRSKMVLQVNIKAASLGYATVEGIAADSDPTEGEKPLGFLPPILEPDWDQTRLDQQESLGLDLCGSIDSNWVVGATLEKKLVPLPLTLAMGAFLNHRKNKFQCGFGLTIG comes from the exons ATGGGCAACGTGTTGGCGGCCGGCTCGCCGGTGCCGGTGGCCGGCTTCGCGGTGCCGCCCGGCTTCGCGGTGCCGCCGGTGCCGGGGCCGGAGCAGCAGCGAGCGGCGTCGGCGGCCCCCGGGCCCGAGGCCGAGGGGAAGCTGCCCAACCCGGGCACCTTCGAAGAGTGTCATCGGAAGTGTAAAG aactcttTCCAATACAGATGGAAGGGGTGAAACTCGTAGTGAACAAAGGCCTAAGTAATCACTTCCAG GTAAATCACACGGTTTCTCTGAGCACGTTAGCAGAATCTAGTTATCACTTTGGAGCAACGTACGTCGGCACAAAGCAGCTCAGTCCGACCGAG GCGTTCCCGGTACTGGTGGGGGACATGGATAACTGTGGCAGTCTGAACGCACAGCTCATTCACCAGCTAACGAACAGAGTGCGGTCGAAGATGGTGTTACAG GTAAACATTAAGGCGGCATCGCTGGGCTATGCGACTGTAGAGGGCATCGCGGCAGATTCTGATCCCACTGAGGGTGAAAAACCCTTGGGATTTCTTCCCCCAATACTGGAGCCCGACTGGGATCAGACCAGACTAGACCAGCAGGAAAGCCTGGGCCTTGACCTGTGTG ggtCCATAGACAGTAACTGGGTCGTAGGAGCGACTTTAGAGAAGAAACTTGTACCGTTACCTTTGACCTTAGCGATGGGAGCTTTCCTGAACCACAGGAAGAATAAGTTCCAGTGCGGCTTCGGCCTCACGATCGGCTAG